One Papaver somniferum cultivar HN1 chromosome 10, ASM357369v1, whole genome shotgun sequence genomic window carries:
- the LOC113319200 gene encoding mitogen-activated protein kinase kinase 6-like, with translation MKSKKPMSMMQLKLSVPAQETPVTNFLTASGTFQDGDLLLNQKGLRLISEENETTRKSDAKEFDIQFVLEDLETIKVIGKGSGGVVQLVRHKWAGTLFALKVIQMNIQEEVRKQIVQEVKINQASQCPHIVVCYHSFFHNGVISLVLEYMDRGSLVDVIKQVKTILEPYLAVVCKQVLQGLVYLHNERHVIHRDIKPSNLLVNQKGEIKITDFGVSAMLASSKGQRDTFVGTYNYMSPERISGSTYDYSSDIWSLGMVILECAIGRFPYIQSEDQGSPKFYELLQAIVGKPPPSAPPDQFSPEFCSFISCCIQKDPRDRMSSTDLLSHPFIKKFEDKDIDLAILVGSLEPPVNFPR, from the exons ATGAAGAGCAAAAAACCCATGAGTATGATGCAGCTCAAACTCTCTGTTCCTGCTCAAGAAACCCCTGTTACCAACTTCCT AACTGCTAGTGGGACATTTCAAGATGGAGATCTATTGTTAAATCAGAAAGGGCTTAGATTGATCTCTGAAGAAAATGAAACTACTAGG AAATCAGATGCGAAAGAGTTCGACATACAATTTGTGTTGGAAGATTTAGAGACAATCAAAGTTATAGGGAAAGGAAGTGGTGGAGTTGTACAACTTGTTCGGCATAAATGGGCTGGAACATTGTTTGCTCTGAAG GTTATTCAGATGAATATTCAAGAGGAGGTTCGTAAACAAATTGTGCAAGAAGTGAAAATAAATCAAGCATCACAGTGTCCTCATATTGTTGTTTGTTACCATTCGTTCTTCCACAATGGGGTTATTTCGTTGGTGCTTGAATACATGGATCGCGGGTCTCTAGTTGATGTAATCAAGCAAGTCAAAACAATACTTGAACCTTATCTTGCAGTTGTTTGTAAGCAG GTTTTACAAGGACTTGTTTACTTGCATAATGAAAGGCATGTGATTCATAGGGATATAAAGCCCTCCAACCTGTTGGTAAATCAGAAAGGTGAGATAAAGATAACCGACTTTGGTGTGAGTGCGATGCTTGCTAGCTCCAAGGGTCAGCGGGATACATTTGTTGGCACTTACAACTATATGTCG CCTGAAAGGATTAGTGGAAGTACTTACGATTACAGTAGCGACATCTGGAGTTTGGGCATGGTAATACTCGAGTGTGCCATAGGTCGTTTTCCTTACATACAATCTGAAGATCAAGGTTCTCCTAAATTTTACGAGCTTTTGCAAGCTATTGTTGGAAAGCCACCACCTTCTGCTCCACCAGATCAGTTCTCACCTGAGTTCTGTTCATTTATATCATGCTG CATACAAAAGGATCCTCGTGACAGAATGTCATCTACAGACCTTTTG AGCCATCCATTCATCAAAAAGTTTGAGGACAAAGACATTGATTTGGCCATTCTTGTTGGTAGCTTGGAACCTCCTGTCAACTTCCCGAGATGA
- the LOC113319199 gene encoding putative pentatricopeptide repeat-containing protein At3g47840 — protein sequence MLGGNQKMILSIITRPKHQQIVQRLFTGLSGYAYDNGYERRDCDFQIERMQFVPRVNVMEFNYELKKLIETGHISDARRLFDKLPQRDEISWTTMISGYVRASNVSEVLTLFSRMWVDGNVQIDSFVLAIVLKACGCNSELNYGRLIHGYSVKTGFVNSVFVGSALLDMYAKCGCIALGCRMFEEMPERNVVSWTAIISALGRAGYNKESLRYFVEMWKSDVECDSHTFASATKACADSNALSYGKEIHTQAIKMGVDSTSFVANTLAAMYNKCGKLEYGLCLFGRMRTPDVVSWTTTIATYLQLGREEKAIETFLEMRETDISPNEFTFAAVISCCAGLAKIEWGEQLHAHSLFMGFMDSLSVANATIKMYSECGRLDSSLVVFHEMSRKDVVTWSTIISGYSQGGQCEEAFQLLSWMRKEGTKPNEFTLASLLSVCGSMAIVELGRQVHAHILSVGIECDVMINSALVNMYSKCGSISEASQIFNATANQDVVSWTAMINGYAEHGYSKQAIDLFEEKSRAGLNPDDVTFIGILSACSHAGLVDLGFHYFRSMSKVYKISPGKEHYGCMIDLLCRVGRLSEAEEMILSMPFKQDDVVWSTLLRACMVHRDAERAKRIVRFSFEIDPNCAGTHITFCNILAADGQQKEAASVRKNMKSKGVVKEPAWSMVRVNKDQFSTFVAGDRSHSQGEEIYSMLDFLQVVSRLEEMTDNSTTFEEMGS from the coding sequence ATGCTGGGTGGCAACCAGAAAATGATTTTGTCGATTATTACAAGACCCAAACATCAACAGATAGTGCAGAGATTATTCACAGGATTGAGTGGTTATGCTTATGATAATGGATATGAGAGGAGAGATTGTGATTTTCAAATAGAGAGAATGCAGTTTGTTCCTCGTGTGAATGTAATGGAATTCAACTATGAATTGAAAAAATTGATTGAAACTGGGCATATAAGTGATGCAAGGCGACTGTTTGATAAATTGCCTCAGAGAGATGAAATTTCCTGGACTACTATGATTTCAGGTTATGTTAGAGCGTCGAATGTTTCGGAAGTGCTTACGTTGTTTTCACGGATGTGGGTTGATGGTAATGTTCAGATTGATTCGTTTGTTCTTGCTATTGTACTTAAGGCGTGCGGGTGTAATTCGGAGTTGAATTATGGGAGATTGATACATGGGTATTCGGTGAAAACTGGTTTTGTGAATTCTGTGTTTGTGGGGAGTGCACTTTTGGATATGTATGCGAAATGTGGTTGCATTGCTCTGGGTTGTAGAATGTTTGAGGAGATGCCGGAACGGAATGTTGTTTCTTGGACTGCTATCATTTCAGCACTTGGTCGTGCTGGTTACAATAAGGAGTCGTTGAGATACTTTGTTGAAATGTGGAAATCTGATGTAGAATGTGATTCACATACATTTGCTAGTGCAACAAAAGCTTGTGCAGATTCTAATGCTTTGAGTTATGGTAAGGAGATTCACACACAAGCGATAAAAATGGGGGTTGATTCTACTTCATTTGTGGCAAATACACTGGCTGCTATGTATAATAAGTGTGGGAAATtggaatacggtttgtgtttgtttgGGAGGATGAGAACACCCGATGTGGTTTCATGGACAACCACAATTGCCACTTATCTTCAATTGGGTCGAGAagagaaagcaattgaaacatttttagagatGAGAGAGACAGATATTAGTCCTAATGAATTCACCTTTGCAGCAGTCATCTCTTGCTGTGCAGGTCTTGCGAAGATTGAGTGGGGCGAACAGTTACATGCTCACAGTCTGTTTATGGGGTTTATGGACTCTTTGTCAGTTGCCAATGCCACCATAAAAATGTATTCAGAGTGTGGCAGGTTAGATTCAAGTTTAGTGGTGTTTCATGAGATGTCAAGAAAGGATGTTGTGACTTGGAGTACGATAATTTCTGGGTATTCCCAGGGTGGCCAATGCGAAGAAGCGTTTCAGCTTTTATCATGGATGaggaaagaaggaacaaaaccgaATGAGTTTACTCTTGCCAGTTTATTGAGTGTTTGCGGAAGTATGGCGATTGTTGAGTTAGGGAGACAAGTACATGCTCACATACTTTCTGTTGGAATTGAATGCGATGTAATGATAAACAGCGCTCTGGTTAATATGTATTCCAAGTGTGGGAGCATATCAGAAGCTTCACAGATCTTCAATGCTACAGCAAATCAAGATGTTGTCTCATGGACTGCAATGATTAACGGCTATGCTGAGCATGGCTACAGCAAACAAGCTATCGATCTGTTCGAGGAAAAATCAAGGGCGGGCTTAAATCCAGATGATGTTACATTCATTGGCATTCTAAGTGCATGTAGCCATGCTGGACTTGTTGATCTAGGTTTCCACTACTTCAGATCCATGAGTAAGGTGTACAAGATTAGTCCAGGAAAAGAACATTATGGTTGCATGATTGATCTCCTCTGTCGTGTTGGTAGGCTGAGCGAAGCTGAGGAAATGATTCTTAGCATGCCATTCAAGCAAGACGATGTTGTTTGGTCGACGTTGTTAAGAGCATGCATGGTTCATAGAGATGCAGAACGCGCAAAGAGGATAGTAAGATTCAGTTTTGAAATAGATCCGAACTGCGCAGGAACTCACATTACTTTTTGTAATATTTTGGCAGCAGATGGGCAGCAGAAGGAAGCTGCCAGTGTGAGGAAAAATATGAAATCAAAAGGGGTAGTAAAAGAACCAGCATGGTCAATGGTTAGGGTTAACAAAGACCAGTTTTCTACATTTGTAGCTGGTGATAGATCACATTCACAGGGTGAGGAAATATACTCCATGTTGGATTTCCTGCAAGTTGTATCAAGGTTGGAAGAAATGACTGACAATAGCACCACATTTGAAGAAATGGGTTCTTAA